Proteins found in one Anopheles aquasalis chromosome 3, idAnoAquaMG_Q_19, whole genome shotgun sequence genomic segment:
- the LOC126576431 gene encoding dynein axonemal assembly factor 10 translates to MDSVQMISHIEQSLNYSVYDVKWIPCTARFVAIGSKPKGTGTLQIFELNRGTLELAKESEHGKSLKCCSFGASRLREAHLAVGDFSGKLSLFDLERLDAPLYEVEAHEGIINSLDAIGGSTINCGAPEIVTGGRDGSVKVWDPRQRGSPVAHISPASADASERRDCWAVGFGDSHNAVERSVCSGYDNGDLKLVDLRNLRLRWEANVKNGICSLEFDRKDIPMNKLAVTTLEGGLHVYDMRTQHSQKGFSSVREKTVGQALGTNGVISGAKSTVWTVKHLPQNRDIFVTGGGSGNVRIWLYHYPEKRSKDHTDGEKLGVAGTLEMLHATTISTQPVHTFDWSPDRQGLAVCGSFDQTVRVLITTNLNLH, encoded by the exons ATGGATTCGGTGCAGATGATATCGCACATCGAGCAATCGCTCAACTACTCGGTCTACGACGTGAAGTGGATTCCGTGTACGGCCAGGTTCGTGGCGATCGGATCGAAACCGAAAGGCACCGGAACGCTGCAGATCTTCGAGCTGAACCGAGGCACCCTGGAGCTGGCGAAGGAATCGGAACACGGCAAATCGCTCAAGTGCTGCTCGTTCGGTGCTTCGCGGCTCCGTGAGGCGCATCTGGCCGTGGGCGATTTCAGCGGCAAACTGTCCCTCTTCGATCTGGAACGGTTGGACGCGCCGCTGTACGAAGTGGAGGCTCACGAGGGCATCATCAACTCGCTGGATGCGATCGGAGGTTCGACGATCAACTGTGGAGCCCCAGAAATCGTAACGGGTGGGCGCGATGGATCGGTGAAGGTATGGGATCCCCGGCAACGCGGTTCACCGGTCGCCCACATCAGTCCGGCCAGCGCGGATGCAAGTGAGCGACGGGACTGCTGGGCCGTCGGTTTCGGTGATTCTCACAACGCCGTCGAGCGGAGCGTTTGCAGCGGATACGATAACGGTGATCTGAAGCTGGTCGATCTGCGGAACTTGCGGCTACGGTGGGAAGCGAACGTAAAGAATGGGATCTGTTCGCTGGAGTTTGATCGTAAGGACATTCCCATGAACAAGCTGGCCGTTACGACGCTGGAAGGCGGACTGCATGTCTACGATATGCGTACCCAGCACTCGCAGAAAGGATTCTCGTCGGTGCGCGAAAAAACCGTTGGCCAAGCGCTCGGCACCAACGGAGTCATTAGTGGCGCCAAATCGACGGTCTGGACGGTGAAGCATCTACCTCAAAACCGAGACATTTTCGTAACTGGCGGCGGGTCCGGCAATGTGCGAATATGGCTTTA TCACTATCCGGAAAAGCGCAGCAAAGACCACACCGATGGGGAGAAGCTGGGTGTCGCCGGTACACTGGAGATGCTGCATGCCACGACCATTTCTACGCAGCCCGTTCACACCTTCGACTGGAGTCCGGATCGCCAAGGATTGGCTGTTTGCGGTTCGTTCGATCAAACAGTCCGCGTACTGATCACAACCAATCTTAATCTACATTAA